The Undibacterium cyanobacteriorum genomic sequence GCTCGTTCTGTTGAAAGTGTGCGGCGAGGCGTTCGACCATATAAACCGAGCGATGTTGGCCGCCGGTACAACCAATACCCACCGTGAGATAGCTGCGATTATCACGTTTAAACTCCGGCAACCATTTTTCAATCAGATGTCGGATATCATTGAATAGTTCTTGTGCCATTTCCTGTTGGTCGAGGAAGTCGATCACTGGCTGATCTTTACCAGTCAAGGGACGCAAGGCAAGATCGTAATGTGGATTCGGCAAAATCCTCACATCAAATACAAAGTCTACATCGAGCGGCACGCCCACTTTGAAAGCGAAGGATTCAAACATCAAAATCAAGGGCGCTTGTTCAACACCGATTTCATCTTTGATCCAATGACGTAGGCTATTAGCACTTAAGTTTGAAGTGTCGATGACATTGCCCAAAAACTGCAAGGGTTCGAGCAACTCGCGTTCTTTTTGTATGCACTCAATCAGACTCAGCGGCGCGCTCGATAACTGTTGCTGCTGCAGATGATGTGACAGTGGATGGCTGCGTCTTGTTTCGGAAAAGCGGGCGATCAGCGTTTCGGAACTGGCAGTCAAAAATAAGACTTTCACTTCATGTCCGAGCTGGCGTAGTCGTTCGATAGCC encodes the following:
- the rapZ gene encoding RNase adapter RapZ yields the protein MRILLISGISGSGKSVALNVIEDAGFYCVDNLPPSLLVDLVNTLEWEGVQSAAMAIDSRSAHLLKTVPEAIERLRQLGHEVKVLFLTASSETLIARFSETRRSHPLSHHLQQQQLSSAPLSLIECIQKERELLEPLQFLGNVIDTSNLSANSLRHWIKDEIGVEQAPLILMFESFAFKVGVPLDVDFVFDVRILPNPHYDLALRPLTGKDQPVIDFLDQQEMAQELFNDIRHLIEKWLPEFKRDNRSYLTVGIGCTGGQHRSVYMVERLAAHFQQNERVLIRHRQSHCK